One region of Ictalurus furcatus strain D&B chromosome 17, Billie_1.0, whole genome shotgun sequence genomic DNA includes:
- the hic1 gene encoding hypermethylated in cancer 1 protein isoform X2 yields MLDAMEVPSHARHLLLQLNTQRTKGFLCDVIIVVQNALFRAHKNILAASSLYLKSLVVHDNLINLDHEMVSPGVFRVILDYIYTGRLNEGDPTSPTEPNIGAVLAAASYLQLLDLVALCKKKLKRNGKYHLRPTSGFLPYSKMSPSGVLGGRLRVSTPVIQPCFPGGVMSTPRGQSLEDLPPHSLAPHVGELYAPVPTQGQQPYPHTQVTLPPQPGLRLPSADRNCSPIYGLDLSKKSPSSQHHSTHPHLSHPNEEPEGELNHRTSPLLSPTNGSGKMESVHHTGSLTPRSFPLLNPLPQLPRFQRSSSQGQEGYPCPPSPEPSEEPGDRSRDGSNIYRWVKNEPMTYSVEDEDEDDEEDDSGGMGEQDKDTHHQHMNHHKNSEEKLNLSEGGYDRPGTCDGEDENGTGSEETGSSEGRPSPPGPRGRYHMPYEPESFGDNLYVCIPCGKGFPSSEQLNAHVETHAEEDLNHVGELENPNSNGTDKPASTNGPTNLNSTGSLHSTYLDSKSGQNLHPGGIGEMIRPYRCASCDKTYKDPATLRQHEKTHWLTRPYPCSICGKKFTQRGTMTRHMRSHLGLKPFACDACGMRFTRQYRLTEHMRIHSGEKPYECQVCGGKFAQQRNLISHMKMHSSGGNGGGFISDGKMKMDFSEGIFPLSKYAAEHLGLKQEKASELLAQASQQLLADAKAMESLYPLSKLTAEHLGLTHDKMDVLPLPPASQQLSAEARTIDRYSPS; encoded by the coding sequence ATGCTGGATGCCATGGAAGTCCCAAGTCATGCTAGGCACCTCCTCTTGCAACTGAACACGCAACGCACCAAAGGCTTcttgtgtgatgtcatcatagTGGTGCAAAATGCTCTATTTCGTGCTCATAAGAACATTCTGGCTGCCAGCAGCCTCTACCTTAAATCCCTTGTTGTCCACGACAACCTCATCAACCTGGACCATGAGATGGTGAGTCCAGGTGTTTTCCGAGTCATCcttgactatatatacacaggacGCTTAAATGAAGGTGACCCCACCTCTCCAACAGAGCCCAACATAGGTGCAGTGCTAGCAGCTGCTAGTTATTTGCAGCTGCTGGACTTGGTGGCCCTGtgcaaaaaaaagctaaaaaggAATGGGAAATACCACTTACGACCCACGTCTGGGTTTCTGCCTTACAGTAAAATGAGCCCCAGTGGAGTGCTGGGCGGACGGCTGCGAGTGTCCACTCCAGTAATACAGCCCTGCTTCCCTGGTGGGGTGATGAGCACACCACGAGGCCAATCATTGGAGGATCTACCACCCCACTCCTTGGCCCCCCATGTAGGAGAGCTTTATGCTCCAGTCCCTACACAGGGCCAGCAGCCCTACCCTCATACTCAAGTAACCCTGCCTCCACAGCCAGGTTTACGTTTGCCTTCTGCTGACAGGAACTGCTCACCCATATACGGCCTAGACCTGTCCAAGAAGAGCCCCAGCTCCCAGCATCATTCtacccatcctcatctgagtCACCCTAatgaggagccagagggggaaCTGAATCACCGCACAAGCCCGCTGCTTAGCCCTACCAATGGCTCAGGGAAAATGGAGTCTGTACACCACACTGGCTCTCTTACTCCACGGTCTTTTCCCCTCCTTAACCCACTGCCCCAGCTCCCTCGTTTTCAGCGTTCAAGTTCCCAGGGCCAAGAGGGTTACCCCTGCCCCCCAAGCCCTGAGCCCTCAGAAGAACCAGGGGACCGCAGCAGGGATGGTTCCAACATTTACCGCTGGGTGAAGAATGAGCCCATGACCTACAGTGtggaggatgaagatgaggatgatgaagaggatgatAGTGGGGGCATGGGTGAGCAGGATAAAGACACACACCACCAACATATGAATCACCACAAAAACAGTGAGGAGAAATTGAACCTGAGTGAGGGAGGCTATGACAGGCCAGGAACCTGTGATGGAGAGGATGAGAATGGGACAGGCAGTGAGGAAACAGGCAGCAGCGAAGGCAGGCCATCTCCCCCTGGTCCCCGCGGGAGGTATCATATGCCCTATGAGCCAGAGAGCTTTGGAGATAACCTATATGTGTGCATCCCATGTGGCAAAGGGTTCCCCAGCTCTGAGCAGCTCAATGCCCATGTGGAAACCCATGCTGAAGAGGATCTCAACCATGTGGGAGAGCTAGAAAACCCAAACAGCAATGGCACTGACAAACCCGCCAGCACCAATGGACCCACAAACCTGAACAGCACCGGCAGCCTCCACAGCACCTACCTAGACAGTAAATCAGGGCAGAACCTACATCCAGGGGGCATTGGGGAAATGATTCGGCCATATCGCTGTGCCTCCTGTGACAAAACCTACAAAGATCCGGCCACGCTAAGGCAGCACGAGAAGACCCACTGGCTGACCCGCCCTTACCCCTGCAGCATCTGTGGGAAGAAATTCACCCAGCGTGGCACCATGACCCGCCACATGCGTAGCCACCTGGGCTTGAAGCCTTTTGCCTGCGATGCCTGTGGCATGCGCTTCACTAGGCAGTACAGGCTCACTGAGCATATGCGCATTCACTCTGGTGAAAAGCCGTATGAGTGCCAGGTGTGTGGTGGCAAATTTGCCCAGCAGCGGAACCTCATTAGTCACATGAAGATGCACAGCAGTGGAGGGAATGGTGGGGGGTTCATATCTGATGGCAAGATGAAGATGGACTTCTCTGAGGGCATCTTTCCCCTAAGTAAGTATGCAGCTGAACATCTAGGCCTGAAACAAGAGAAGGCCTCGGAGCTTCTCGCACAGGCCTCTCAGCAGTTGCTGGCAGATGCCAAGGCCATGGAGAGCCTTTATCCACTGTCCAAACTAACTGCAGAGCACCTAGGCCTCACCCATGATAAGATGGATGTCCTGCCACTGCCACCTGCCTCTCAACAGCTCTCTGCAGAGGCACGCACCATTGACCGTTACTCCCCCAGCTAG
- the hic1 gene encoding hypermethylated in cancer 1 protein isoform X1 gives MIITGDSERMVEDLGYPGGGRKTMLDAMEVPSHARHLLLQLNTQRTKGFLCDVIIVVQNALFRAHKNILAASSLYLKSLVVHDNLINLDHEMVSPGVFRVILDYIYTGRLNEGDPTSPTEPNIGAVLAAASYLQLLDLVALCKKKLKRNGKYHLRPTSGFLPYSKMSPSGVLGGRLRVSTPVIQPCFPGGVMSTPRGQSLEDLPPHSLAPHVGELYAPVPTQGQQPYPHTQVTLPPQPGLRLPSADRNCSPIYGLDLSKKSPSSQHHSTHPHLSHPNEEPEGELNHRTSPLLSPTNGSGKMESVHHTGSLTPRSFPLLNPLPQLPRFQRSSSQGQEGYPCPPSPEPSEEPGDRSRDGSNIYRWVKNEPMTYSVEDEDEDDEEDDSGGMGEQDKDTHHQHMNHHKNSEEKLNLSEGGYDRPGTCDGEDENGTGSEETGSSEGRPSPPGPRGRYHMPYEPESFGDNLYVCIPCGKGFPSSEQLNAHVETHAEEDLNHVGELENPNSNGTDKPASTNGPTNLNSTGSLHSTYLDSKSGQNLHPGGIGEMIRPYRCASCDKTYKDPATLRQHEKTHWLTRPYPCSICGKKFTQRGTMTRHMRSHLGLKPFACDACGMRFTRQYRLTEHMRIHSGEKPYECQVCGGKFAQQRNLISHMKMHSSGGNGGGFISDGKMKMDFSEGIFPLSKYAAEHLGLKQEKASELLAQASQQLLADAKAMESLYPLSKLTAEHLGLTHDKMDVLPLPPASQQLSAEARTIDRYSPS, from the exons ATGATCATTACCGGAGACTCAGAGCGGATGGTAGAAGATCTCGGGTATCCAG GTGGCGGACGGAAGACAATGCTGGATGCCATGGAAGTCCCAAGTCATGCTAGGCACCTCCTCTTGCAACTGAACACGCAACGCACCAAAGGCTTcttgtgtgatgtcatcatagTGGTGCAAAATGCTCTATTTCGTGCTCATAAGAACATTCTGGCTGCCAGCAGCCTCTACCTTAAATCCCTTGTTGTCCACGACAACCTCATCAACCTGGACCATGAGATGGTGAGTCCAGGTGTTTTCCGAGTCATCcttgactatatatacacaggacGCTTAAATGAAGGTGACCCCACCTCTCCAACAGAGCCCAACATAGGTGCAGTGCTAGCAGCTGCTAGTTATTTGCAGCTGCTGGACTTGGTGGCCCTGtgcaaaaaaaagctaaaaaggAATGGGAAATACCACTTACGACCCACGTCTGGGTTTCTGCCTTACAGTAAAATGAGCCCCAGTGGAGTGCTGGGCGGACGGCTGCGAGTGTCCACTCCAGTAATACAGCCCTGCTTCCCTGGTGGGGTGATGAGCACACCACGAGGCCAATCATTGGAGGATCTACCACCCCACTCCTTGGCCCCCCATGTAGGAGAGCTTTATGCTCCAGTCCCTACACAGGGCCAGCAGCCCTACCCTCATACTCAAGTAACCCTGCCTCCACAGCCAGGTTTACGTTTGCCTTCTGCTGACAGGAACTGCTCACCCATATACGGCCTAGACCTGTCCAAGAAGAGCCCCAGCTCCCAGCATCATTCtacccatcctcatctgagtCACCCTAatgaggagccagagggggaaCTGAATCACCGCACAAGCCCGCTGCTTAGCCCTACCAATGGCTCAGGGAAAATGGAGTCTGTACACCACACTGGCTCTCTTACTCCACGGTCTTTTCCCCTCCTTAACCCACTGCCCCAGCTCCCTCGTTTTCAGCGTTCAAGTTCCCAGGGCCAAGAGGGTTACCCCTGCCCCCCAAGCCCTGAGCCCTCAGAAGAACCAGGGGACCGCAGCAGGGATGGTTCCAACATTTACCGCTGGGTGAAGAATGAGCCCATGACCTACAGTGtggaggatgaagatgaggatgatgaagaggatgatAGTGGGGGCATGGGTGAGCAGGATAAAGACACACACCACCAACATATGAATCACCACAAAAACAGTGAGGAGAAATTGAACCTGAGTGAGGGAGGCTATGACAGGCCAGGAACCTGTGATGGAGAGGATGAGAATGGGACAGGCAGTGAGGAAACAGGCAGCAGCGAAGGCAGGCCATCTCCCCCTGGTCCCCGCGGGAGGTATCATATGCCCTATGAGCCAGAGAGCTTTGGAGATAACCTATATGTGTGCATCCCATGTGGCAAAGGGTTCCCCAGCTCTGAGCAGCTCAATGCCCATGTGGAAACCCATGCTGAAGAGGATCTCAACCATGTGGGAGAGCTAGAAAACCCAAACAGCAATGGCACTGACAAACCCGCCAGCACCAATGGACCCACAAACCTGAACAGCACCGGCAGCCTCCACAGCACCTACCTAGACAGTAAATCAGGGCAGAACCTACATCCAGGGGGCATTGGGGAAATGATTCGGCCATATCGCTGTGCCTCCTGTGACAAAACCTACAAAGATCCGGCCACGCTAAGGCAGCACGAGAAGACCCACTGGCTGACCCGCCCTTACCCCTGCAGCATCTGTGGGAAGAAATTCACCCAGCGTGGCACCATGACCCGCCACATGCGTAGCCACCTGGGCTTGAAGCCTTTTGCCTGCGATGCCTGTGGCATGCGCTTCACTAGGCAGTACAGGCTCACTGAGCATATGCGCATTCACTCTGGTGAAAAGCCGTATGAGTGCCAGGTGTGTGGTGGCAAATTTGCCCAGCAGCGGAACCTCATTAGTCACATGAAGATGCACAGCAGTGGAGGGAATGGTGGGGGGTTCATATCTGATGGCAAGATGAAGATGGACTTCTCTGAGGGCATCTTTCCCCTAAGTAAGTATGCAGCTGAACATCTAGGCCTGAAACAAGAGAAGGCCTCGGAGCTTCTCGCACAGGCCTCTCAGCAGTTGCTGGCAGATGCCAAGGCCATGGAGAGCCTTTATCCACTGTCCAAACTAACTGCAGAGCACCTAGGCCTCACCCATGATAAGATGGATGTCCTGCCACTGCCACCTGCCTCTCAACAGCTCTCTGCAGAGGCACGCACCATTGACCGTTACTCCCCCAGCTAG